The Maridesulfovibrio zosterae DSM 11974 genome contains a region encoding:
- a CDS encoding STAS domain-containing protein yields the protein MTNSRENLIHNANLDNTEFDFTEEDNGKYIKLCPKGCINTATVKFMKKRLYDLSCENDCKIIMSLKDVKSIDSVGLGTIITAHKNCAHCGGQIVFSDLSPLIMKTMKMLSLDRYLKMTVDLKSAESIIGC from the coding sequence ATGACTAACAGCAGAGAAAACTTAATTCATAATGCGAATTTGGATAATACTGAGTTTGATTTTACTGAAGAAGATAATGGAAAATATATTAAACTTTGTCCTAAAGGGTGTATCAATACTGCTACTGTCAAGTTTATGAAGAAACGCCTGTATGATCTCAGTTGTGAAAACGATTGTAAAATCATCATGTCACTAAAGGATGTTAAGTCTATTGATAGTGTAGGGCTAGGGACAATCATTACTGCCCATAAGAACTGTGCTCATTGCGGCGGGCAGATTGTTTTCAGTGATCTAAGTCCACTGATTATGAAAACCATGAAAATGCTTAGCCTGGATCGCTATTTGAAAATGACTGTCGATCTGAAAAGCGCGGAATCTATAATTGGTTGTTAG